A section of the Hevea brasiliensis isolate MT/VB/25A 57/8 chromosome 17, ASM3005281v1, whole genome shotgun sequence genome encodes:
- the LOC131175567 gene encoding TMV resistance protein N-like: MLYGRLKTRSLMNKFSFFFIWFCVQKFGGSYLLFLALDLLTHLFGLEVFTIMSASKAVATSSSSSSCSDDEFSSFRGKTTRQASKAEASSSSSSSSSSSCCSYHAFLSFRGKDVRKTFADHLYVALTQAGIHTFRDDDEIERGENIEQELKKAIQQSKVAVIVFSPDYASSRWCLNELLKINEVRKAGVMHILPIFYHVDPHAVRWQTGSFMEAFVRHEEQLKVEIDKVERWRAALKEVADLGGEVLKDQVPRQLRASFLTCIC; encoded by the exons ATGCTCTATGGGAGGCTGAAGACTCGCAGTCTCATGAACAAGTTCTCTTTTTTCTTCATATGGTTTTGTGTTCAGAAATTTGGTGGCTCATATCTTCTGTTCCTTGCTTTGGATCTCCTTACTCATCTATTTGGCTTGGAAGTTTTCACTATAATGTCTGCTTCAAAAGCTGtagcaacttcatcttcttcatcttcttgttCTGATGATGAGTTCTCGAGCTTTAGAGGCAAAACCACCCGTCAGGCTTCAAAAGCTgaagcatcttcttcttcttcttcttcttcttcatcatcttgTTGTTCTTATCATGCGTTCTTGAGCTTTAGAGGCAAAGACGTTCGCAAGACTTTTGCAGATCATCTCTATGTAGCTCTGACTCAAGCTGGGATTCACACCTTCAGAGACGATGATGAAATAGAGAGAGGAGAAAACATTGAGCAAGAACTCAAGAAAGCAATACAACAATCAAAAGTAGCAGTAATAGTGTTTTCCCCAGACTATGCCTCTTCAAGATGGTGCCTTAATGAGCTTTTGAAGATCAATGAGGTTAGGAAAGCTGGTGTTATGCATATTTTGCCAATTTTCTACCATGTCGATCCACATGCGGTCAGGTGGCAGACAGGAAGCTTCATGGAAGCATTTGTTAGacatgaagagcaattaaaggtGGAGATAGACAAGGTGGAGAGATGGAGGGCAGCTCTCAAAGAAGTTGCAGATCTAGGCGGGGAGGTTTTAAAAGACca GGTACCCAGACAATTAAGGGCCTCATTCTTGACATGCATATGTTAA